Proteins encoded by one window of Desulfovibrio ferrophilus:
- a CDS encoding MogA/MoaB family molybdenum cofactor biosynthesis protein, with protein sequence MNESYAPFTLAVSLDLQLDAGETIIAAPAGALVPNPGLMAPDGLPELPAGAHIGQEECPGDLLVESALWLPPSGPADPARRGLLLRALTPVEFPAGSMDAIAKRQGMAVAVVILSDKGSRGERKDECAPLIHSLLNGKLDICHSRDWIIPDDPATLKALLTDLCLTQRYDLVLTSGGTGVAPRDLTPEATLAVIEKRLPGYERAMTAASLTKTPHGAISRAVAGTLGGSLIVNLPGSPKAVAENLEPLVPTLNHTIMKLQGDPTDCALIK encoded by the coding sequence ATGAACGAATCCTATGCCCCTTTCACCTTGGCCGTATCTCTGGATCTCCAACTGGATGCCGGAGAAACCATCATCGCTGCCCCGGCTGGGGCGCTGGTTCCGAATCCGGGGCTCATGGCACCGGATGGCTTGCCTGAACTGCCTGCGGGCGCGCATATCGGGCAGGAGGAATGCCCCGGCGATTTGCTGGTGGAATCCGCCCTGTGGTTGCCGCCCAGCGGTCCGGCGGACCCGGCCCGGCGTGGACTGCTGTTGCGTGCACTGACCCCCGTGGAATTTCCTGCCGGGAGCATGGACGCCATTGCCAAGCGCCAGGGCATGGCCGTGGCCGTGGTCATCCTGAGTGATAAGGGCTCGCGTGGCGAGCGCAAGGACGAATGCGCTCCGCTCATCCATTCCCTCCTGAACGGCAAGCTCGATATCTGTCATTCTCGGGACTGGATCATCCCTGACGATCCTGCGACCCTGAAGGCCCTGCTCACGGATTTGTGCCTGACCCAGCGCTATGACTTGGTGCTGACCAGCGGCGGTACGGGAGTGGCGCCCCGTGATCTGACCCCGGAGGCAACGCTGGCGGTCATCGAGAAACGTCTGCCCGGTTATGAGCGGGCCATGACTGCCGCAAGCTTGACCAAGACCCCGCATGGGGCCATTTCCAGAGCGGTTGCAGGAACCCTGGGCGGCTCGCTGATAGTCAACCTGCCCGGCAGCCCCAAGGCTGTGGCAGAAAATCTGGAGCCGTTGGTGCCCACCCTGAACCATACCATCATGAAACTTCAGGGCGATCCCACCGACTGTGCATTGATCAAGTGA
- a CDS encoding IclR family transcriptional regulator produces the protein MAQDIKKRNDALFVASLDRGMCILEAFHGNRKSLGLTEITEITGLNRSAVQRFLHTWEQLGYLSKDQTTKRFTLTPRVMTLGYNFLRGNRLVEIATPFLLEARERTGNSMYLGTLDGLDLIYLVRLPQRFLLFESTLPGRRIPAFCGARAILAHMDDKDVLDIMDRSEHNPITPHTVLGTEANMTLVERVREKGYCVSSQEFLAGEIAVSAPVINAQGTPLAAVYISAKLSEWPEERAEQELAPVALEVAGIIGAQF, from the coding sequence ATGGCACAAGATATCAAGAAACGGAACGACGCGCTGTTTGTGGCCTCACTGGACAGGGGGATGTGCATTCTCGAAGCCTTTCACGGCAACCGCAAAAGCCTCGGCCTGACAGAGATCACGGAAATCACCGGCCTGAATCGCAGCGCGGTCCAGCGATTCCTTCATACATGGGAGCAATTGGGCTACCTCTCCAAGGACCAGACCACCAAGCGCTTCACCCTGACCCCGCGCGTCATGACGCTGGGCTACAATTTCCTCAGGGGCAACCGGCTGGTGGAGATCGCCACCCCATTTCTGCTCGAAGCACGAGAGCGCACCGGCAACTCCATGTATCTGGGCACTCTCGATGGCCTGGACCTCATCTATCTGGTCCGGCTGCCACAACGTTTCCTGTTGTTCGAGAGTACCCTTCCGGGCCGGCGCATCCCGGCCTTTTGCGGTGCGCGCGCCATCCTTGCCCACATGGACGACAAGGATGTGCTCGATATCATGGACCGCTCGGAGCACAATCCCATCACCCCGCACACCGTGCTCGGCACCGAGGCCAACATGACGCTTGTGGAGCGGGTCCGCGAGAAGGGCTACTGCGTTTCCAGCCAGGAATTCCTGGCTGGCGAGATCGCAGTCTCTGCCCCTGTCATCAATGCACAGGGCACACCTCTGGCCGCCGTGTACATCTCCGCCAAGCTTTCGGAATGGCCCGAGGAACGGGCGGAGCAGGAGCTGGCACCCGTGGCTCTCGAGGTGGCAGGAATCATCGGGGCACAATTCTAG